From the genome of Carassius auratus strain Wakin chromosome 29, ASM336829v1, whole genome shotgun sequence:
GGGTAGCATTCCTAGAAttgcattattcaaattttatgtcattgttatttaacattttcaggtacaattaactcatttgttgtttgttgactctattaaggtttgttaagttaacttaaacttattttgtaaaatgaacttaattattaaaaacattgtccaaaacattgcaaattagttgggctgacactattaaattaagctttgcccaaccatagtaaataagttgaatcaaccttaataaattaagttgacccaatgtaagtacattaaattggagtaacagaattgcataatgctgaaataaagcaaattaatcatgtggaaatcctttccatgatttttttatgttcgttcaaagagtaatttttttgagtgtacaattataaaaatgttacgaatcattccattacaaaccactgccagaactgtagatggcagatttgatgaagctggcacatcattgagcgaatcaagcgattaagaagactgcgcgtgctgactgaactgctgtgaagagagagatgaacaccgagccgagccagataatgactcgttcacgagtcaagaaccggttgcatcggttctcggatgaccagtaacgttagttctttctgacagttcgattcaataaaccaattgaagaaaacagttcaccgattcttttgcgctcgacgcaatggcgtcattggcattgactgcacctgggctcataacattaacacagaatcaatcaccaaaagaatcagtttggttcagacgctctgtgtgtcggtttgcttcacgctaaatcacacatgcgcagtatcatcagctcctcggttcacgaatcggacgcgtctgacagaaacggttcttcactcgtgaacgagtcaatgttttgttcgttatctggctcggctcggtgttcatcttcagttctctcttcacagcagttcagtcagtgtactgtttgagtcaatgaattattccgggatattggtttgttttaactcagagggagtgtcagacacattaaacaagttaacagcttaattcatctgtggattaatgcgtattggagacgcgaaccgtttaaaacgattcagttcgatttggtgaactgtttcaaaaagatccggttacattcgttcgcgaaccggatatcacaaactgctttgtttttaagttccttacaacagacacggaagagaagacaatgctgaataaagtcatagtttttgctatttttggaccaaaatgtatttttgatgcttcaaaaaattctaaatgaccctctgaatgacataattttgcaaattgggctaactgaccctagtaaccgtttttgtttacaagaagttacagtcaaaggaattgtgggttaatcatttgaaatagtaaaaacgatatgttcaaacttttgactactttctttaatagctacataacacaatacttctacttttactttcagtacttgagtagtaaatttaaaatagactacttgcaatacttaaagAGTTTTCtgtgtattaaaacattttaaaatacattaactgaGTAAAGTGATGAGAGACTAGAGCATTGTGAGATTGAAACAAAAACCAAAGTGTTTCTTCTGCTAGTAATCAGTGAAATGACTCATGATGTGCCGGGGGAATTAGCAAGTAGTGGTGGCATGTTGGGGCGAGTCTTAACTATTTTGGCAAGGAAAAAAGCTCCTTCCTTAGAAAAATGCACAAGATTCTTTGTTGATTGACCACGAGTTAAGATAGTACAAATTTacacacaaatgtttgtttttgtgaaaagtggggacatcccataggcgtaatgatttttattctgtacaaactgtatattctatggccctacaccaaccctacacctaaccctaaccctcacaggaaactttgtgcatttttactttctcaaaacaaacacattctgtatgatttataagcgttttgaaaaatggggacatgggttatgtcctcataagtcaccctctccttgtaatgtcatacccatgtcattgcAATGAAATGTCGTGCCTTGCAGGACCACAGTACTACATAAATATAGACAAAAAACAattaagtaaaacagtataaacctatacacaactcACCCACTGACCgattttgattataaatatactatatataagtatttacctatacatacacaaaaaaatacatactatATGAATGTTtacataatactgtacatgtgcaaagagaaacattgtaagtcaagcagctggctgggAACCAATGCAAGATGATTTGTGGTGCATGAGCATGTAAACACCTACatacagagatgtataaagtactagagacccatacttgagtaaaagtacaagtgctctatcaaaaaagtgacttgagtagaagttgaagtgctctttaagcaccacacttaagtagaagtactaaagtattcaacattttttgtacttaatattttttgataGTCTTTTTGCAGTTGAATCATTTGTAGATCACCTGCATTCTCTGCTTTTAAATCACTGTTTGATGtccattttttaatgaaaatttttaatttaacccCTTATCTGTCACGccccatttttgaacatagataTGAAAGTGCACTATCAAAActtgaattgttttaattcattaacactttaaaaatagACCAACCTTAGGTCTGTATTCCAAAGACGACAACcagctgttttattttactttaaagaaaatgtactgtactatttttttatacatttaataattatttaaaaatatattttcatctaaaattgccATGAAATCAAAGcaatatgtctaaataagttatgtatgtataatttgatataaaatgtcatatataaaaaattgaggTTTCTAGTAAACTGTTTAGGCATTATACTAAAAATAGAGTGACTCTCTAAATTCTTCAAATGCAATTTTATGTCACAAATGTATACAATTCTCTCTTAATATCACTACTATCACAAAATAACCATCAAATATGGAATCTTAAGACTTAgacctttctttttgttttgattgtaaAATACCATACGTTTTGTAATATGACTCTTGAAAGCGCCCACAAAGGGGGAGGAGACCACTAAAAGATTTGAAAATACAATTCAAtatttgaaaaaacaacaaataaaaaaaacctcattatccgatttcaaaatggtttggGATTAATGGTCATAGGATTAATATTAAGATTTTAAGGTTACTATATTGTTTGGAATTTCCATGCGCATCTGACTGACAGATGAGTATAAAGGTTGATGTTCATGTTGTGGTTATTTCAGCAGACATACATGCACATGCACGGGATAAGGTCAGAGAAGGGTTACAATCAGGCAAGAGCTAGgacattttatcatttttgtagCAGAAATAGCTTTACTATTTGCCGTACTTTATTTAATTACCTAAAGTGGCTAATGAATTGGAAGTCATTTACTGCAAATAGTGAACTTCAGCTTTGCCAAAGAAATACTTTCAGTAGATTTTCACATCATACTGGACTTACCAATGGATTGATTTGTACAACTCTCTTGAAAAACCAATCAGCATTATTGGACCTTGAAcaaccaaataaatatataaacaaatttaagaaaataactgagaaagatgtttaatatttaattattttattaaagcagTTTAGCACTCTATAATGGTTTttctttattaactttttattatgaaGAGACAGAGAAAATACATACAGGAAATGCATAGTCTTGATTGCAGTTACTATTATTGCACAAAATGACAGCAAACTCTTGCAGACTTATTatataaagtgtttattttatatcattatttgtCGATTACATTGTTTAATGCAGagtttgtttaattgtttattacAATACAAAGTTTATGTTCCTCAAATCATGATACTAAAAAAACACCAACACCAGAACAACATTGCACACCATTTAGTTCATTAAAGTATGAATAGAAATGTGTGTGACATTGAGTTTTTGCTGCAACGGTAGAATCTGCAGTGGAGCCGGATTCACTGGAACAGGATGTAGAAAAACAGAAGAGACCACAGCAGGAGGAAGCTTCTCTTATACACACCATCTAATCAAGACAATAAGGAAACTACTGTTAATGACAGCTACTACTactgatattaaaatgattattcaTTAGAGACAAATTTAAACACagttttttaaagcaataaaaaaaacttggaagGCACTAGACTAATACGTTTCTCACTTATTATTCAGGACTACTCTTGAAATCTGATATTATGCTACTTTGAGTAGTCACTTGTTTTTAGTATTATTGTTTGTCACTGTGGACAGACTGGTCAGACATGGTCAAATAAATAGCAATACCTGCTGCATTGCAAAGGTCAGTGTCACAGCACTGGATAGATGCCGTCCCAATAAATCCCTGATGGGTCCCAGGTTTACAATAAGCTTCAGGTACACATTCTTTAGTTTTGGTTGTCACCTGTAAGAAACCTGcaaaaaatacaaacttttaatttaatagGATGTTGAAACAATTCCAACATTTGCAGTTATGTGAATCCAGAGCAAGCGTGGCCATTTGTAACCTGATCCCACTTATTTTAGCCGTACAAAAACATTTCCGTTACACTACTTGATATTTCAtcgtttttatattatttaaatgaatcagaAACATAGTTTgtagctcaatttttttttactgtttactacACTTTGTTATGCTAGTTATTAACATTTACTTGCCTTTAGAAGAAGTCACATATAGCAGCTCTGTGATAAGTTACATTTCCATTGAATCAGTCGATTATAACAGTGTTATAACAATTACAACAGTAATCATATTGGACTCACCACTTCCAGACACGGTTGTTAGAATCGAGCACCTGTTAGATCCACTTGGACATGTTTCCACATTTGGGTCTGCACATGTAAGCGTGCACTTATAACAGCTGAGAGTTTGTCCTTCAGTAATAAAAGacagagagggtgagagagagacatATGTGATCTGTATTTGTACCCAGAAACATTACAAATGCGATTTGTCTTTGTACCTGCAGTGAAAAGCAAAGACAGAAGAAAAACTGAGATCTGCAGATCCATCTTCGACCAGGTGGTGAATGAAATAACAGGTTGGGTTCAGTGCTCATTTTATAGCTTTTCAAAACAGGTGGGGGTACATGAGAACATGAGAGGATAACATTTCTGTAAACAGAAACTTCAGTTTACGTAATTTACTTGGAAGTTAATAGTGGGGCGGGGAGCAATTACAAGGAATATATATAGGTAAAATATATCTTCCTAAACCATTTTTAAAGACataaatcacccaaaaatgactatGAGCAACAAATCATCTAGAATACGTCTAAAAGATATAATTGTTAGACATCCAAAAGACGTTCCCACCGGAGCcagaattaaagtttttttttttaaacgtcttTTCTGGACATTGTATAGACATAAAttaaagacaataataataattgaatatttaattgaataaCTGTGTAGTGTTTATACTAGTCTTGCATTTTATAtcttataaatgtaattgtaataaaatacttACCATTTTCCTGTAAACCAGACTGATCATTCCAAGAAATCAACTATTTaaatctcaaaatatattttaattactaattttgaCCAAAACTTAAAACCAGAATGGTTAAGTAAAAATTAAGACAATAACacaataaaacttaaaacaagAACAGTAAAGTATAAATTAACACAATAACATAATAAAACTTAAAAGCCAGAACATtgccccccccacacacacacacacacgcacgcacacaaccCTCTCACGCAGGTAACATGATTGTACATGCATGGTAACCGCAGGTTTAAGTTGAATTTTCTCACCTTTTTTCTGCaggaatgaaaaataaacattaattttgatAGAGAATGGCATTATGCACAGCCACACTATTTTTACTTTCATCAAGTCACCTGAAAACAACCCTATACATTATAACCATACAGACCTCTAGATACATTAGATACTCTTGCTTAGCTAAATATCCTCAGgaaattgtttattttggtgcAACATGCACTTTCAAAAGTTGTTTTAGTCGTGCAACAGAAAACTCAGATTGGAAAGATAGTCTAGCTAGCTGTCTGGATTTACCCTCCAGATATCTGAGGAGCAGTTCACATAAATCGACCAGagcttaaattaattttaacagaTCTGGCCGAAAAGAGTGAAATCTGGTGGAATTTCCGACGGCAACTGAGCAATCCCGGAAGTGGAACGTCGTAGATAGACAAATTGTACAGTAACAATTGACTTTCCAATGAAAGACCTGTTTTTGTATCATAAACTTCAGTCCATCACATGCTCTCTCTTGTCCGTGAGCCCCTGTCTGTCTCTCCTTCTCCCTCTCTTAATCCTTCTGTTATTGTTGTTAGAAACAATAGATAGGGCTTTTTTTATTCAACGTAGGTAATAAAACACAGGGAAATAAACGTctgcattttatttgaatgaGTCTGTTTAAATAAAAGTGCATATGACATTTCACAGGTGGCTTTGACTTACAACTACATATTTAgccattttcataaaaaatacgATATACAGTATATCTTTTAACAccatttaaccaaaaaaaacaacaataaataaatttttatccATATCGCACAGTCCTTCTCCTTACTTAGGACAAAACCAAACcaccaaatgaaaacaaattggGCACACAAGAAAACCGAAGCAGAGCTGAACTAACAAGATAAACTGTTCTGGTGTTTGTTAAgttaatgtgtaaataaataccTGTCGAGAACTTTGTGTGCAGTCCTTTTAATCCCCGCCCcgacacacacactcttgccAGCTGACAaacctataataaaaaaaaaaacacatgcaaatatatTAAAGGTAAATAGTAGTGAACATTGTACAGATAGAAAAAAACTAAGTTAAACCATGGGGTCTAGTTTGTTGCTTTGAAAAACATTGTCAATTCTGACAATTATATGATTAGTCTTGGGATAATTGAAGGATTTGTTTAAATCAAATATCACATAttttccaataaaataaaaatacaaaatgcagatATAATTTGCTGGATCAATAttgaaatttgtatatatatatatatatatatatatatatatatatttatatatatttatatatatatatatatatatatatatatatatatatatatatatatatatatatataagatctcTGCTGTATTTTTGTGTTGCATATATCTTCTGGCATAAAATGCACCTGCAGACAGTGGTGTGTCTCCTTACCAGGAAATTAACACGCCTAATCTTTCAGACCCATTTCACCCTGACTGACTCGCAGAAAACCAACAAAAACTCCTGCTGTTCAGATGTTGCCATtccaacattttaattaaaacaaatgcaCTTATCTTTGATTATTGAATTGAATATTGAACTTATTGAAAGATTATTGTTTGATCAGAAATaagaatttaattataataagcGAAACTTAAGTTACCTAAGACATCACCTACCGCTGCAGATGTGTACTGAAGTGAAAAGTGGAAATTATTAGACCTTTTTTGCAGTTAGAACACTCTATTGGCATTAGAGATGGAAAACTTATTACCAAGGTTTCAAATTTGTTTTTCTCTAGAAGAGAAGCCTCCTCCCTCTCGAACTCTTCCAAGGTGTCAGTCTTGCTTATCTCAATCCTTAGGTACGTTAGGTACGTTCCTCTGGAATATTTTGACCTCATCAGTGAGAGTCACTAGCTTTATAAGCACTATTTTCTGGAATTCTGTCAAtgagaaattaagaaaaaaataattactcactATAATCTTGGTTCTCAGGTAACAGCAAGGCATTTCAGCCTTTCAGTTAAAGAGTGCTCTCTAGCAATACCAGAAAATGAATGACTATTCAATTAGTTACTTAACGCTTTATTCAACAGGGAAACCTTAACCCTGTATTTGACAAATCAGTTACAAAGAGAATGCAATGTTATAATACACAAGTAATTATCTTGGTGTCGCATGAAAATATTATTGTACTTACTCATTTCTGATAGGGGGAATGTGGTTGGCACAGCCCTATTATAAATGGACCTTGCATGTGAAAGGCCTAAGCAGGaaataaaaaagtgtgtgaagcgataaatatatttagaactagaggtgggcatagattaatttttttaatctagattaatctcactgtgatcttgaaattaatctagattaatctatattaaaatggctcattcaaattctgccgaaggaattcagaatatgtgttacccaaataaaattgacaaacagtaagtctttgagaaggggtttatcaagctaggtggtgcattagaaaaggggctcatctcctttttccaaaatgtatcacaagatgcttgaaaaagctgtaaactaattccacattgcacaagatgcaaacaaccttacgcctgtttcacaccaatgtttgtttttttttcaagtttgtaggtgtcaaggtaaagaaaccaaataatagcactggacagtcttcaatgtaaaaatgaaatatacaatcaaacctacatttattcagacaccttcaacatttctcacattattacagttttgctatatatatcaaaaattatatctggtttctgaataatttttggtttgactgttaaaactacaaagtattCAAGAGCAGTgactgattttcattttcattttcttggattaacattacagcagccagtagctaaattaggcgcggtcactttaagagaccatgaacgcatccaatataatacacatcccattttttaattttaatttccaaggtggatattttgacatattttgtatgtatttgtcggcacaagagcaaaaataatcaaattcgatgttctagtgttttgagacgcctttaactgtgcgagccctgaacaccagaacaccgtggtgttgaattgggctctttcaaatctttttgttcgttcaaactgcgatttgcatttgttcgttcgggtgcaggaggaacttcgaggtgaacttcgcagaagagagctcggttcagtgtcgccatccatgatacgcggctctctctctcgtgcgcacctaacggcacgcgctactctgttcagcttttccgcgtctagtttttggatgctttaatgtttaaatcgacaagcggtacggcttaacaacacgtgagaaagataagctttcgtgacgatgcgcagtagtggcccgtcaactgtcctgggcatctttttaggctggcctcagccagtcggttatataaaatatcaaggtgaatgtcatcatagcttgcttagggtgtactcacactaggcacggttgccatgaaccgggcccgagtatgATTGTctcccctccccactccccctctggcctgcactcacatatagggtttcagcattcgtgccggagcacgcttacgtcattatggtgcgacggtttcgggataaacaggaagagcggcgctctatgaacacaatggagtacatcgctctgttttctttgtggataattttgtgttgtttggtccacagcctgttgttaaacagatgtgtcgcctaagtggcgcgaacattttcacgtaatcgtgctgctcgtatgaggatgtttgaaagataccagctgaagtgcagcaaggactttagtttttagtttttttatgcgttttgcacctctgccgtagaccaaagcgaccctttccctgccatgttggttgtggagcgtcgcaaaaccgtgatgcaaagcgtccttttccgtgccccggcacggttagcgctcacactgcatgcgaaccgcgcccgagtccaactgaaccgtgccctggcccacctcttccaagcgggccagggccagccaatcgagccgcgcccgggcacgattcggagcactcacactagtcaaacgaaccgcgctttggtggtcaaacgcactcgggcacggttcaaactggcagtgtgagtacacccttagtaTAGACCCacctcccaacccaactttgagaatagattaacggcaatatttttttttatcgcccgataagagtcttgcgttaacgcagcactttaacggcgataacggcccccCACTATTTAGTGCATTTGTACAATGTGCCTCATTGAGTGATACAACCAATGACATTTACCAAACCACCAACACAATCCAAACCACCAACATTAGTCAGTCCAGTAACAATAGTATTCATGCTAATTTAACATTACATAAGACAAGCCAAATGTAACTGGCAATACTCACTACTACTTGAACTGTCCTGGCCCATGGACCTGGATGAACCTGTGCAACACAATGTAGCAATTATCAATAGTGCTAATGACCTATGCTGATTTGATATTCAATAAGACAAGCCAACTGCGACTGGCTATACTTACAACTACTTGAACTGTCCCGGCCCACGAACCTGGACCTGGACGAACCTGTGTAACACAAAACTGAAAATTGAGTTTGTTATGATCAATAGTGTTAGTTACATGTATGCGGATTTgatcatctaaaaatgaaaagataaactCACAGCTAGTTGACTTGTCCTGGCCCACAGACCTGGGTGAACCTAAACAAACCAAATTGTAAGTCAGTCATGATCagtagtagggctgcacaattaatcgcattttaatcaaAATGGCAATATTTGTTAAAGGCAAAATATTTGTTATACCAAGATAAAAAAATCTTTGCTCGTTACagatcctcaaaaaaaaaaaaaaaaaacatttcaaacgcaaaaaaatatattttacaatgagaataataaaacaacaatgatCATTCCCTCCAATATCATAAATCATATCACAATCGCAACATCagttaaaatagatattttagcAATATAGCAATTCGATATTTTCCTAATATCGTGTGATCACAGCATGTTA
Proteins encoded in this window:
- the LOC113048430 gene encoding lymphocyte antigen 6B-like is translated as MDLQISVFLLSLLFTAGQTLSCYKCTLTCADPNVETCPSGSNRCSILTTVSGSGFLQVTTKTKECVPEAYCKPGTHQGFIGTASIQCCDTDLCNAADGVYKRSFLLLWSLLFFYILFQ